A portion of the Deltaproteobacteria bacterium genome contains these proteins:
- a CDS encoding biopolymer transporter ExbD, with translation MGMSSPRKKKGSSSAIMAEINITPLTDIFLVLLIIFMVTSVAMVQSGANINLPEVEETKSEPRQIVIMVTPKKEIFINNTPTTLADLEQFLRPLITAQPDIPVVLEGDKEVLMGDAVQILAIAQKAGAKTIAVASEKRAS, from the coding sequence ATGGGAATGTCTAGCCCACGTAAGAAAAAAGGCAGCAGCTCGGCCATCATGGCTGAGATCAACATTACTCCGCTGACCGACATCTTCTTGGTGCTGTTGATCATCTTCATGGTCACCAGCGTGGCGATGGTGCAATCGGGTGCCAACATCAACCTGCCTGAGGTTGAAGAGACGAAATCCGAACCACGACAGATTGTGATTATGGTGACGCCGAAAAAAGAAATCTTTATTAACAACACACCCACCACTTTGGCTGATCTCGAACAATTTCTTCGCCCACTGATTACCGCGCAACCTGATATTCCTGTGGTGTTAGAAGGGGATAAGGAAGTGTTGATGGGTGATGCAGTACAGATTCTCGCTATTGCGCAAAAGGCTGGTGCAAAAACAATCGCTGTAGCTTCTGAAAAAAGGGCAAGCTAA
- a CDS encoding VWA domain-containing protein, with translation MAEQRKQSPPPTSVQQELQEDLWLYRGQRVGKNARWFAISAVAHVLLLGLFATVSMTMVQRQRDQVKIAKVQDLAPSLEEQERMKKAQAEDKKPEDWEGEPSLKDLPGVLKMEQLAPKKASTPAGPPPEVGNVQAVRAPVMPVAPPPPAARTLPVIEGLGPGVIQVSNTGRENGVGQFSNLNAIGNIGGAVGGLGGEGGDYVGGLRKVGLDVALVIDATDSMQFVADSLKSRLLKLISSLHKMVPTTRIGIVAYRDKGEEYVTKWVDLSFSTSKLQDFVSNLQAGGGGDWPEAVFDGLEAAVNDLKWRKNSKRVIVLVAGSPPHPESVSNVLGLVQNFQAQGGMVSVLDMAEKMHEDFERVIYRTSAQLEGKPHKTSPLPGFYQEFRSTMSSIAKAGGGEFIPLTEDKALTKQIIVMTFGSRWQTEMAKWLRDLE, from the coding sequence ATGGCTGAACAACGAAAACAATCACCACCGCCGACGTCTGTTCAACAAGAGTTGCAAGAAGACCTGTGGCTGTATCGTGGGCAGCGGGTTGGCAAGAATGCTCGCTGGTTTGCTATCTCCGCGGTTGCTCATGTGTTGTTGCTTGGACTGTTTGCCACAGTGTCGATGACGATGGTGCAGCGACAGCGTGATCAGGTCAAGATTGCGAAAGTCCAAGATCTGGCGCCGTCGCTCGAAGAGCAAGAGCGCATGAAGAAGGCGCAGGCGGAAGACAAAAAGCCTGAAGACTGGGAAGGCGAGCCTTCGTTGAAGGACTTACCTGGCGTACTCAAGATGGAGCAGTTGGCACCAAAGAAGGCGTCGACGCCAGCCGGTCCGCCACCAGAAGTGGGGAACGTGCAAGCGGTTCGTGCACCGGTGATGCCGGTAGCTCCTCCCCCACCAGCAGCACGAACACTGCCCGTGATTGAAGGGCTTGGGCCCGGCGTCATTCAGGTGAGTAACACTGGCCGAGAGAATGGTGTCGGCCAGTTTTCGAATCTTAATGCGATCGGAAACATTGGTGGCGCGGTTGGCGGCCTTGGTGGAGAGGGTGGTGATTATGTTGGTGGGTTGCGTAAAGTTGGGCTCGATGTTGCCCTGGTGATCGACGCGACTGACAGCATGCAGTTCGTGGCAGATTCCCTCAAATCGCGATTACTCAAACTCATCTCTTCTTTGCACAAGATGGTGCCGACGACGCGCATCGGTATTGTTGCCTATCGCGACAAAGGTGAAGAGTACGTCACAAAATGGGTGGATCTCAGCTTCTCGACCAGCAAGTTGCAGGACTTCGTTTCCAACCTCCAAGCCGGTGGAGGTGGCGATTGGCCGGAGGCGGTATTTGACGGACTCGAAGCTGCAGTCAACGACCTTAAATGGCGGAAAAACTCTAAGCGTGTCATCGTGCTGGTGGCAGGCTCCCCACCACATCCAGAGTCTGTCAGCAATGTGCTGGGTTTAGTGCAAAACTTCCAAGCCCAGGGTGGGATGGTGAGCGTGTTGGATATGGCTGAGAAGATGCACGAAGATTTTGAACGTGTCATCTACCGAACCAGTGCCCAGCTCGAAGGCAAGCCTCATAAAACGAGCCCATTGCCTGGGTTCTACCAAGAGTTCCGCAGTACGATGTCGTCAATCGCCAAGGCCGGTGGTGGCGAGTTCATTCCACTGACTGAGGACAAAGCCCTGACCAAGCAGATTATCGTGATGACGTTTGGTTCACGCTGGCAGACAGAAATGGCGAAGTGGTTGCGTGATCTAGAATAA
- a CDS encoding MotA/TolQ/ExbB proton channel family protein: protein MESQAGLSVLDMIQQGWYITYPLIITSIMTITVICERLWALRGLIGGTLRVAGGLVGKLQKGDFKGALTSAQQDKNAPAARIFRDVISQQDGESLEYLSEVVEDRRFEEIDALKGAIWILGTVAVSAPFIGLLGTVVGIIKSFHNMSVAGSGGFAVVAGGISEALVATALGLAVAIVAVIFYNYFQTKLERIESAMTIASDRVLEAIRLGRKAHGNV from the coding sequence GTGGAAAGCCAAGCAGGGTTAAGCGTTCTCGATATGATTCAACAGGGGTGGTACATCACCTACCCTTTAATCATCACCTCAATCATGACCATCACGGTTATTTGCGAGCGTCTCTGGGCGCTACGCGGATTGATCGGTGGGACCTTACGGGTTGCTGGTGGGCTCGTTGGTAAACTGCAAAAGGGGGATTTCAAAGGAGCGCTGACCTCCGCCCAACAGGACAAAAACGCTCCCGCCGCACGCATCTTCCGCGATGTGATTTCTCAACAAGACGGGGAGTCGCTTGAGTATCTTTCTGAAGTTGTCGAAGACCGGCGCTTTGAAGAGATCGATGCCCTCAAAGGGGCGATCTGGATTCTCGGAACGGTTGCTGTCAGCGCTCCGTTCATCGGGCTGCTTGGCACCGTGGTTGGTATCATCAAGTCGTTCCACAACATGTCGGTAGCTGGCAGTGGTGGGTTTGCGGTCGTTGCTGGTGGTATTTCTGAAGCTTTAGTGGCTACTGCGCTTGGGTTAGCCGTCGCGATCGTTGCGGTTATTTTCTACAACTATTTTCAGACCAAGCTTGAGCGCATTGAGTCGGCTATGACGATCGCTTCTGACCGCGTGCTCGAAGCCATTCGCTTAGGGAGGAAAGCTCATGGGAATGTCTAG